Within the Heterodontus francisci isolate sHetFra1 unplaced genomic scaffold, sHetFra1.hap1 HAP1_SCAFFOLD_1238, whole genome shotgun sequence genome, the region ctaaactgatgaacagtcacagacctgaaatgttaactctccttctctctccacagatgctgccagacctgttaagtatttccagcacttcctgtttttatttcagatttccagcatctgcagtatttttcttttattttactgatgttaaactaactggcctgtagtttctaggactgtccttacaccctttcacgaataagggtgtcatatttgccactctccaatcctccggcacctttcctgtatccagggaagattggaagattatgacaagctcttccactatcacaaagaacagtacagcacaggaacaggccattcggccctccaagcctgcgccaatcttgatgcctgtctaaactaaatccttctgcacttctggggaccgtatccctctattcccatcctattcatgtatttgtcaagatgcctcttaaacgtcgctatcgtagctgcttccaacacctcccccggcagcaagttccaggcactcaccaccctctgtgtaaagaacttgcctcgcacatcccctctaaactttgcccctcgcaccttaaacctatgtcccctagtaactgactcttccaccctgggaaaaagcttctgactatccactctgtccatgccgctcataactttgtaaacctctatcatgtcgcccctccacctccgtcgttccagtgaaaacaatccgagtttatccaaccgctcctcatagctaataccctccagaccaggcaacatcctggtaaacctcttctgtaccctctccaaagcctccttgtccttctggtagtgtgtcgaccagaattgcacgcagcattctaagtgtggcctaactaaggttctgtacagctgcagcatgacttgccaatttttatactctatgccccgaccgatgaaggcaagcatgccgtatgccttcttgactaccttatccacctgcgttgccactttcagtgacctgtggacctgtacgcccagatctctctgcctgtcaatactcctaagggttctgccatttactgtatacttcccacctgtattatatcttccaaaatgcattacctcacatttgtccggattaaactccatctgccatttctccgcccaagtctccaaccgatctatatcctgctgtatcctctgacagtcctcattactatccgcaactccaccaacctttgtgtcgtctgcaaacttactaatcagaccagctacattttcctccaaatcatttatatatactacaaacagcaaaggtcccagcactgatccctgcggaacaccactagtcacagccctccattcagaaaagcacccttccactgctaccctctgtcttctatgaccgagccagttttgtatccatcttgcctgctcacctctgatcccatgtgacttcaccttgtaccattctaccatgagggaccttgtcaaaggcttcactaaagtccatatagacaacatccactgcccttccttcatcagtcatcttcgtcacttcctcaaaagactcaatcaagttagtgagacacgacctccccttcacaaaaccatgctgcctctcgctattaagtttgtttgtttccaaatgggagtaaatcctgtcccgaagaatcctctctaatagtttccctaccactgacgtgaggctcaccggcctataatttcctggattatccttgctacccttcttaaacaaaggaacaacattggctattctccagtcctctgggacctcacctgttgccaatgaggatgcaaagatttctgtcaaggccccagcaatttcttcccttgcctccctcagtattctagggtagatcccatcaggccctggggacttatctaccttaatgctttgcaagacacccaacaccaccacctttttccactccatctccatccccacttactttagcaacctggaatgcaaggttgcatccggaccaggtgacctatctaccctaagcatcGCCAATCTTAGCCTCGAGAAAGgactggtgagccgctttcttgaactgctgcaatccttgtgtATTATAGTTTATCGTAAcagttttgatgcaactgagtggcttgctaggccatttcattggGTTGTtatgtgtcaaccacattgctgtgggtctggagtcacatataggccagacctgataaggatggcagatttccttccctgaaggacattagtgaaccagatgggtttttaacgacaatctgGTCATTTCATCTTTACCATTACTGAGATTattgttttattccagatttatttaatgaactgaatttaaaatcccccagctgtcatggtggaatttgaacttgcgtctctggatcattagtctaggcctctggattacttggccAAAAACATAACCACAATGCTCCTTTACTCAAACCCAGTGGCATTGCCAGTGAGGTGGTTGGGGGTTAGGAAGGTGTCAAGGCCCCTTGTGGTCTGTGGGGAGATTCAGGCAGGGTTCTGGCTGCCGATCCATGGCCCTCACCCTCATATTGGAAATGAAGTACACGTGGACATTGGAGTGACCTGGATATGAAACCCATGAAGGCTGACTAGCCTGTCATCGAAATGGGCCTTTCCCCATCTCTCACACAATGGCCAGTCGGGTGGAATATTGGAGGGCCTGTAGATTAGAAGTGGAGAGTGAGTGAGGAACAAAGAAGTGTGGGGAAAGGATTGCATTTTTAACAGTTTTTTGTTCCTTGTTTTCTATGTGTAGTTCCTGGGCCGTCCACCACACTGACGGCTGTGCAGCTGTTCTCCAAGCAGAACCCGTCCCGGCAAGAGCTCTGCAAACTCCAGCAACAGATGAAGGCACAGGGACTGAACGTAACAGCCACCAGGCGCGAAGTCTCAGAGTTTCGCATCAAGTTCCAGGAGCAGCTCAAGCAGCTGCAGGACCAGGACCAGAAGATCCTGGAGCAGAACCAGATCATCGGTGAGCAGAACGCCCGCCTGGCTGAACTGGACCGAAAGCTGGCCGAGCATGCCCTGAAACACCAGCAGAATGAACAGAAGATCAAGGACCTGCAGGAGCTGTTGGAGCGGGTCATTGAGACAGGGGCTGCAGGCGGGCAGAAAAAACGCAAGAAGGCACTGCCTGAGGACACTGCCTCGGACTTACCCTCCAACGCCAAGCGTCTTCGGAGCCGGAAGTGAGctggagggggcagagggaggttTAATTGTTATTGTGTCACTCTGTGTACATGCACCAGATTACACTGTATATAAGGTGTGGGGCTACACAAGTCAGGAGAACAGGCAGGGTATTGGTTTGCAGCAAGCTCCAGTAATGAGATTGGTTGGACTTAGCGGGAAtgcggagggagcgagagggaaagCGCCACAGGGGAACGTGACCAGAGCAGCTGGTGACTTAGTGGGTTAAACTCTGTCCCTTTCCCCAGTACTGGGTGATGGATTGGGTTAAACTCTGCTCCTTTCCCCAGTACTGGGTGATGGAGTGGGTTAAACTCTGcccctttccccagtactgggTGATGAAGTGGGTTAAACTCTGCTCCTTTCCCCAGTACTGGGTGATGGAGTGGGTTAAACTCTGcccctttccccagtactgggTGACTGAGTGGGTTAAACTCTGCTCCTTTCCCCAGTACTGGGTGATGGATTGGGTTAAACTCTGcccctttccccagtactgggTGATGGAGTGGGTTAAACTCTGCTCTTTTCCCCAGTACTGGGTGATGGAGTGGGTTAAACTCTGCTCCTTTCCCCGGTACTGGGTGATGGAGTGGGTTAAACTCTGCTCCTTTCCCCGGTACTGGGTGATGGAGTGGGTTAAACTCTGCTCCTTTCCCCGGTACTGGGTGATGGAGTGGGTTAAACTCTGCTCCTTTCCCCGGTACTGGGTGATGGAGTGGGTTAAACTCTGCTCCTTTCCCCAGTACTGGGTGATGGAGTGGGTTAAACTCTGCTCCTTTCCCCGGTACTGGGTGATGGAGTGGGTTAAACTCTGCTCCTTTCCCCGGTACTGGGTGACTGAGTGGGTTAAACTCTGCTCATTTCCCCAGTACTGGGTGATGGAGTGGGTTAAACTTTGcccctttccccagtactgggTGATGGAGTGGGTTAAACTCTTCCCCTTTCCCAGAGTATAGTGTGGTTCCTTCTCCTGCGCAGCCCAATGCTCCTCTGGAAATACTCGTATATACACTATAAGTGGGGACCAGTTCGGGCTTAGCTGTGATGGCCCTATGGCCAAATAGCTTGCTGGCCACCTTGAAGCAGTTTGGCTAATGCCCATGGGGATGTAGTCCCGCCGGAGTTGGAGCATTCAGTGGAGGAGGGCAGCCTGACTTTGACAGTATGATGAATGGAGACACTTGGGCCAGCTTATGTTTCCTTTTATCGTCCTGTGAGCGTTGGATTTTTGGGATATAATTAACTCCTCCCCCACCCTGGTGTCCCAATCATGTTGGGCGCAGGTTTTATGGTAGGGTGGGTTTACATGATGCAGAGAGTTGTGAAGAATAAAGCCTGTGAGTCCAGAATCCCTCTGGCTTAACCAGTACTGGAGGAAGATTGAAACCAGGAGAAATCTTTATTCCAGAAACTAACTATAACTGAAACCGCACACGAGGAGCTGCTGTTGTGTTGAAGAGGCAACAGCGTCACAGGACGCTGTAAATCCCTGCATCAGTCAGTCCTCCCACTGGTGCTGTACAGATGGGCTGTGCGTTTGACAATTGGCTTTGGGTCTGTAGCAGTATAGCCAGAAAATCTTAATTCTCAAAGGCATGGTCCTGATTCTGACCCAGTATTGGCTGTGAAGAGTGGAGAGTTCTACTGCTACCACCAGTCCAAGATTATCATTAATTGGTTCTGACGGGAGTTAGAGTGACAGGAAATCAGGAATCCAGCTAATGCTGTAGGAAAAGTGAACAGGATGCCCGAGTAACTGCCTGGAGCTCAGCCAGTGCTGGACACAGTCCATCCTTGTTCGTATCTCAAGGTCAATGTGATATAAATGACCAGGATTAATCAAATACCTCAAAAACTGAATTTACCTCGTCACTCAAAACGTTGCCTCGAGGGGCAGTAATGTCACTCGGCACTCGGAAGCAGTGTCACTCGCAGTGATGTCACTCGCAGTGATGTCACTCGCAGTGATGTCACTCGCAGTGATGTCACTCGCAGTGATGTCACTCGCGGTAATGACACTCGCCACCCCGAGGCGGCGCCACTCACCCCGATGTCACTCGCCACCCCGAGGCGGCGCCACTCACCGCAATGTCACTCGCCACCCCGAGGCGGCGCCACTCACCGCAATGTCACTCGCCACCCCGAGGCGGCGCCACTCACCGCAATGTCACTCGCCACCCCGAGGCTGCGCCACTCACCCCGATGCCACTCGCCACCCCGAGGCAGTGCCACTCACCGCAATGTCACTCGCCACCCCGAGGCGGCGCCACTCACCGCAATGTCACTCGCCACCCCGAGGCTGCGCCACTCACCGCAATGTCACTCGCCACCCCGAG harbors:
- the LOC137361410 gene encoding F-box only protein 28-like → MQVIDEIYRILRYVNSTRSPQRAHEVLQELRDISSMAMEYFDEKIVPILKKKLSGSDMSGRLLGVPPVPGPSTTLTAVQLFSKQNPSRQELCKLQQQMKAQGLNVTATRREVSEFRIKFQEQLKQLQDQDQKILEQNQIIGEQNARLAELDRKLAEHALKHQQNEQKIKDLQELLERVIETGAAGGQKKRKKALPEDTASDLPSNAKRLRSRK